The proteins below are encoded in one region of Ostrea edulis chromosome 3, xbOstEdul1.1, whole genome shotgun sequence:
- the LOC125676476 gene encoding paired box protein Pax-6-like has product MEDPNIQTLDQNPSGETIQTLTSDTNGLRGLNQLGGTFTNGRPLPESVRQMILKLHHDGVKSCEISRLTKVSHGCVSKLLNRYQNTGSIAPSVAGGSRPKVSTNVVVDMVVKYKTKNPEMFAREIRQVLLQNGICSEDNVPSVSSINRILRRNDMGTKSLPMGSNMVERFSTLSEENNFIGNKTTCKRIATLQLQDLCVSSQAGNNQLMQSSKRKQEPEDITNSAKVQRTGVTAQQIKRSADSSTSRRPQNRSSRKTQTRNPVPIRPRPEDSSYEYQHFKVNQYVTVASQNGKKIQGPQETKTSQAAHPGITSQVAQPEVTSQAAQLGITSQTAHSGITSHTAHPGITSQVAQPEVTSQAAQLGITSQTAHPGVTSHAAHPGITSQTAHLGITSQAAHPGITSQAAHLGITSQTAHPGITSHATHSGILQNITANPEEVILNSVPSQHVAPQMPLNESPKVTANNVTMSSFHTSSSLQIASSASFHYKENMSKEAKSAEGTSPNQKSVQPFSILDPTFGLIHVSPAPPELLSLLGLTKYLQTTAPYTATSENNTQCNLAEKPIFQSASNKPHTASFQRDLESFSVDLGTDSQSDFSSDHDSILGSTSRSSDPMCNDSPYNLGIAL; this is encoded by the exons ATGGAAGACCCCAACATTCAAACACTTGATCAGAATCCTTCCGGTGAAACGATCCAAACTCTAACTTCTGACACAAATG GTTTACGTGGTTTAAATCAGCTGGGAGGAACGTTTACTAACGGTCGACCGCTTCCGGAGAGCGTCCGCCAAATGATACTGAAACTGCATCATGATGGCGTAAAGTCCTGCGAAATTTCCCGCCTTACAAAAGTATCTCATGGATGTGTAAGCAAGCTTTTAAACCGATATCAAAATACAGGATCGATAGCTCCTTCTGTTGCGGGTGGATCCAGGCCAAAGGTGTCTACTAACGTCGTGGTGGACATGGTCGTCAAATATAAGACAAAAAATCCGGAGATGTTTGCGCGTGAAATCAGACAAGTTCTTCTCCAAAATGGCATCTGCTCTGAAGATAATGTTCCCAGCGTAAGTTCCATCAATCGAATTCTAAGACGGAATGACATGGGAACGAAATCTCTACCTATGGGATCAAACATGGTGGAGAGATTTAGCACGCTATCAGAGGAGAATAACTTTATAGGAAACAAAACCACCTGCAAACGAATTGCAACACTTCAACTACAAGACCTCTGTGTCTCGTCACAAGCTGGAAATAATCAATTAATGCAATCCTCAAAGAGAAAACAGGAACCCGAAGACATCACAAACTCCGCAAAGGTCCAAAGGACAGGAGTGACTGCTCAACAAATAAAAAGATCTGCTGATTCATCAACAAGCAGAAGACCTCAAAACAGAAGTTCTAGAAAAACACAGACGAGAAATCCCGTCCCAATTCGACCACGACCAGAAGATTCATCATATGAATACCAACACTTCAAAGTAAACCAGTACGTCACAGTTGCATCGCAAAACGGAAAGAAAATCCAGGGACCACAAGAAACTAAGACGTCACAGGCAGCTCATCCCGGGATTACGTCACAAGTAGCCCAACCTGAGGTTACGTCACAGGCAGCTCAACTCGGGATTACGTCACAGACAGCACATTCCGGGATTACGTCACATACAGCTCATCCCGGGATTACGTCACAAGTAGCTCAACCTGAGGTTACGTCACAGGCAGCTCAACTCGGGATTACGTCACAGACAGCACATCCCGGGGTTACGTCACATGCAGCTCATCCCGGGATTACGTCACAGACAGCTCATCTCGGAATTACGTCACAGGCAGCTCATCCCGGGATTACGTCACAGGCAGCTCATCTCGGGATTACGTCACAGACAGCTCATCCCGGGATTACGTCACATGCAACTCATTCCGGGATTTTACAAAACATTACTGCAAACCCCGAAGAGGTGATTCTAAACTCTGTTCCAAGTCAACATGTTGCTCCGCAAATGCCACTTAATGAGTCACCAAAAGTTACTGCAAACAATGTAACAATGTCTTCTTTCCATACCAGTTCTTCTCTTCAGATTGCTTCTTCCGCATCATttcattataaagaaaacatgaGCAAAGAAGCAAAATCTGCAGAAGGTACAAGTCCAAACCAAAAATCTGTCCAACCTTTCTCTATCTTGGATCCAACGTTTGGATTAATCCACGTGTCGCCAGCACCTCCCGAGCTGCTTTCTTTATTAGGACTCACCAAATATCTACAAACCACAGCCCCTTACACCGCAACAAGTGAAAACAATACCCAGTGCAATCTTGCAGAAAAGCCGATATTTCAATCCGCCAGTAACAAACCCCACACAGCGTCTTTCCAGCGTGACCTTGAATCATTTTCTGTTGACCTTGGTACGGACTCCCAGTCTGACTTCTCCAGTGACCACGATTCAATCCTAGGCTCTACATCTCGCTCTTCTGATCCCATGTGCAACGATTCGCCATACAATCTTGGTATTGCACTCTAA